AAAGCAGTACAAAATATATTTTATGCATAAGCGTAGTTAGTTAAGAACTAAAACCTTATTCAGGAACTTGATGCACAAATATACAAAATTTCAGCAATAATTATACTGTGAATTAAAATTTTTCTTCCTTATACTTTCCTTGACTATGTAAAAGCCATCTGCGTATTTCAAAACTTATATCAGGATGTGTTTTACTACTAATTTGTTTGCCATCAGCAAATTTGAAGTTGACAAAAACTTTTACCTTTCCGTTGCCTTGATCTTCCAAATCAAAAACTATCGTAACAGGTTCATTGATTTTAAGCTTAGGTATTTTGACATCTTTGTATCGCATGCGAGCATAATCCCCATAGTATTGCCGCAACCCAAAACCTGCCATATACCCCTGAAGCTTAGCTTGAACTTTTTTTCTATCAGAAGCTTCATAGGTAGCTACAAAGCAGTTGTCTTTATTAAAACCACTATCCGGACAGATTACCTCTTCAAGGTTGGCGTTCATGTCGTACCTAATTTTATTGACCTGCATTTGATTAAGCTTATCTATGGGAGTAACTTGATAAGTAATAGCAGGTCCCGTGTAAGTCTGATAAGGTATTTGAGCTTTTAGAACATAAAAAACTACAATAAATACTGTTACAACAGTGCTTTTCATAGCCCAAAGCTAAAAATAAATTGAGCGCAAGTCAAGGTAATTCTAAAAAAATGACATTTTCTTAACATCAATTTTCATTTTTTATTGCTTTTGGCTATTGGCTATATTCTTTCTGCAATCCACGTGCCTAATAAGGTACTTGTAAAACAGAACACTACACTTAACAAGGTGTACAACGCACTTAGCAAAATTTGTTTTTCTGTCAAAAAATGAACGTTTTCATAGCTAAAAGTAGAGAAAGTACTTAGCCCACCGCAAAAACCTGTAATGAGCAAGTACCTGTATTCCACAGACAAAGTTTGCACATTAACTTTTTCTATCCATATACCTACTAAAAAGCTGGCTATAAGATTGGCTAAAAAAGTCCATACAGGAAAGAATGACACAAAGCTGCTATGTACAAATACATGGATGAGATAACGTACAGCACTACCTACACCTCCCCCTAAAAATACCAAGAGCACATTTTTGAGCATACAAACAAAATCTAGCTTTTTCTATCTAAAAGTCTAAAAAGAGATACAAACTTTTTGATGTGCTGATTTTGAAAGAATAGCAATCTTAGTTTGATTTTGGGAGATTAGCGGGATTCGAACCCGCGACCTTCAGAGCCACAATCTGACGCTCTAACCAACTGAGCTATAATCTCCATAAAAAACGGATTGCAAATTTAAGTACTATTTCTGAAAATGCAAATAAAATTGTGTTATTTTATGTATGCAACAAAATTAAATAGTCTTCCCCACCGCACACGACTCAAAAAACCTTTATGAATAGAATGCTCTCTATTTTTAAGCGAAAAGAAAATCATCCAAGCTTTACCTACAATGTGAGTTTCAGGGACAAAGCCCCAAAATCTGCTATCTAATGAATTACAACGGTTATCGCCCATCATGAAGTAATAGTCATATTTGAAAGTATATGTTTTTATGGGCATGCCATTTAGCTTGACCGTATTATTTTCAAAAGTGAGCTTACCTACGTTTTCAAATAACTCAATCGTTTTGCCGTACATGGCAAAAGTTTGCTCATTCATTTCAATAGTTGCTCCTTTTTTGGGAATATACAGAGGTCCGAAGTTATCAATATTCCAAGGGAAGAGCTTACTATTACCTGGAAACAAAGGTCTTTGCGGATCAACTAAACCCGCAGGCTGTATCAATTTTCTAACTTCACTAACTATTGCCCAAGTTTTAAGAATAGAAGCTTTTTCTTCGGAAGTGTGTATAAGGTAAGTACTGCTATCCCCAGGATAGCACTCCGTAATTCCAATTTCTAATAAACTTTCATCAGGTTCGTAAATAGTTTGACCGTTGATATCCTTCATATCAGTAGGTTGTGAAAGAGGCACATTTTTGGTCTTTACCAAGTAGGCATGTTGTCCATTTTTCGCAAAAGGAAGAGGTTTATTGTTAATAAACACCTGTCCATTAACTATTTTTAGACTATCCCCAGGAATACCTACGCATCGCTTGATATAGTTAGTTTTTTTATCTATTGGGCGGGAGAATTCAGGATCTTGGGGCGAAAACATATTACCAGGATAGTTAAACACTACTACGTCATTATTTTTTATTTTTTGCAAAGCAGGAAGACGAGAGTAAGGTAAAGAAACAGCATCGGAATAGGCTTTCATCCCAAGAAATTCTTGATGCGCAAAAGGAATAGCTAACGGCGTCATGGGGATGCGCGCTCCGTAGTGGAACTTACTCACAAAAAGATAGTCCCCTATAAGTAAGGATTTTTCCATAGAAGAAGTAGGAATCGTAAAAGCTTCAAACAAAAATGAACGTATCAGAATAGCTACTAATCCTGCAAAGATGATAGCATCAGCCCATTCTCTTAAACGGGATTTTTTT
This sequence is a window from Bacteroidia bacterium. Protein-coding genes within it:
- the crcB gene encoding fluoride efflux transporter CrcB; amino-acid sequence: MLKNVLLVFLGGGVGSAVRYLIHVFVHSSFVSFFPVWTFLANLIASFLVGIWIEKVNVQTLSVEYRYLLITGFCGGLSTFSTFSYENVHFLTEKQILLSALYTLLSVVFCFTSTLLGTWIAERI
- the lepB gene encoding signal peptidase I; translation: MNLFILINLIFYCLTVAGLYVLFEKARKQKPELHSKVRGWHALIPGYGWWVWLKIIGRPWWWLLFVPLPAFNIMVFGGMLLELTQCYRKKHEVKYVTEQVKGTYVRREVAPRSSVWEQLLIVVFPYIYVPYLAFRPEYKYIGPSGKMAKEKKSRLREWADAIIFAGLVAILIRSFLFEAFTIPTSSMEKSLLIGDYLFVSKFHYGARIPMTPLAIPFAHQEFLGMKAYSDAVSLPYSRLPALQKIKNNDVVVFNYPGNMFSPQDPEFSRPIDKKTNYIKRCVGIPGDSLKIVNGQVFINNKPLPFAKNGQHAYLVKTKNVPLSQPTDMKDINGQTIYEPDESLLEIGITECYPGDSSTYLIHTSEEKASILKTWAIVSEVRKLIQPAGLVDPQRPLFPGNSKLFPWNIDNFGPLYIPKKGATIEMNEQTFAMYGKTIELFENVGKLTFENNTVKLNGMPIKTYTFKYDYYFMMGDNRCNSLDSRFWGFVPETHIVGKAWMIFFSLKNREHSIHKGFLSRVRWGRLFNFVAYIK